The DNA region CGGGCGGCCGGCAGCCAGCCCCGGCGGCAGGATGCAGATCTGCGATTCGTACAGCCAGAAGTACTCCCTGTTCAACGCCATGAACCGCTTCATCGGCGCCGTCAATAACATGGACCAGACGGTGATGGTGCCCAGCCTGCTGCGCGACGTGCCGCTGCTGCTGGGCGAGCTGGACGCGACCGGAGCCGTGTGCCCCGAACGGGAGGCCGCTCCCGGCGACGCTTACTTCTCGCGGCGGGACATGTACAGCCACTACATGCTGCTCAAGTCCATCCGCAACGACATCGAGTGGGGCGTGGTGCAGCAGGCGGCCGGCGACGAGGCGGCCCGCAAGAAGGACAAGCTGGGCGGCGGGCCCGCCGAGGAGGCCGAGGCGGAGGAGGACCTGGAGCAGCAGTTCCACTACCACCTGAGCGGCCTGCACACCGTGCTCTCCAAGC from Meleagris gallopavo isolate NT-WF06-2002-E0010 breed Aviagen turkey brand Nicholas breeding stock unplaced genomic scaffold, Turkey_5.1 ChrUn_random_7180001889010, whole genome shotgun sequence includes:
- the MID1IP1 gene encoding mid1-interacting protein 1, whose translation is MQICDSYSQKYSLFNAMNRFIGAVNNMDQTVMVPSLLRDVPLLLGELDATGAVCPEREAAPGDAYFSRRDMYSHYMLLKSIRNDIEWGVVQQAAGDEAARKKDKLGGGPAEEAEAEEDLEQQFHYHLSGLHTVLSKLTRKANVLTNRYKQEIGFGSWGQ